One window from the genome of Amycolatopsis sp. NBC_01480 encodes:
- a CDS encoding winged helix-turn-helix transcriptional regulator, with amino-acid sequence MAPRIEWAGQPCPIARAVDVLGEPWTLLILRNANTGTTRFDEFRGELGIADNVLSTRLGKLTDAGLLTRLPYRDGGRTRHEYRLTQAGADALPVLLALAAWGDEHTRADPPAGRMRIVHRACGAKTRPGEHCAHCGEPMPREEQLWYRPWRSREPVPLVDPVA; translated from the coding sequence ATGGCACCACGGATCGAATGGGCCGGCCAGCCCTGCCCCATCGCCCGCGCGGTGGACGTCCTCGGCGAGCCCTGGACGCTGCTGATTCTGCGCAACGCCAACACCGGCACCACCCGCTTCGACGAGTTCCGCGGCGAGCTCGGCATCGCCGACAACGTGCTCTCCACCCGTCTCGGCAAGCTGACCGACGCGGGCCTGCTCACCCGCTTGCCCTACCGCGACGGCGGCCGCACCCGCCACGAGTACCGGCTCACCCAGGCCGGCGCGGACGCCTTGCCGGTCCTGCTGGCCCTGGCCGCCTGGGGCGACGAGCACACCCGCGCCGACCCGCCGGCCGGCCGCATGCGCATCGTCCACCGGGCCTGCGGCGCGAAGACCCGCCCCGGCGAGCACTGCGCGCACTGCGGTGAGCCGATGCCGCGCGAGGAACAGCTCTGGTACCGGCCGTGGCGGTCGCGCGAGCCGGTCCCGCTGGTCGATCCAGTGGCCTGA